In Eucalyptus grandis isolate ANBG69807.140 chromosome 4, ASM1654582v1, whole genome shotgun sequence, the following proteins share a genomic window:
- the LOC104441678 gene encoding probable E3 ubiquitin-protein ligase RHA4A, translated as MGLPQSPPISPPHLYPQALQLKLYQAFIFSIPILFSIILFLLFYLFYLKKRASSLSSPPPALPVSSNRAPPYVSSPCQVGLKGELKDKLPIVLFDEELGANDSQCCVCLGEFEMKEELLQVPSCKHVFHINCIHHWLHSNATCPLCRCSVIPAATAKSHGSPQPHQDGQSSSDPAQAFIRPDLEQPQQHRQEHVTVPIQGPSSSGDACPGDSQSVIVNVQALETLRSTI; from the exons ATGGGTCTTCCTCAATCGCCACCAATCTCACCACCTCATCTGTATCCTCAGGCGCTTCAGCTCAAGCTTTATCAGGCCTTCATATTCTCCATCCCTATTCTCTTCTCCATCATTCTCTTCTTGCTGTTCTACCTGTTCTACCTAAAGAAGAGggcctcttctctctcctctcccccacCTGCCCTGCCTGTATCCTCCAACCGAGCACCTCCTTATGTCTCCTCG CCATGCCAAGTGGGATTGAAAGGAGAGCTCAAAGACAAGCTTCCAATAGTACTGTTCGATGAGGAACTCGGAGCAAACGATTCGCA GTGTTGCGTGTGCTTGGGAGAGTTCGAAATGAAAGAGGAGCTGCTCCAAGTGCCGTCCTGCAAGCACGTCTTCCACATCAACTGCATCCACCACTGGCTCCACTCCAACGCCACTTGCCCTCTCTGTCGCTGCTCCGTCAtccccgccgccaccgccaagTCTCACGGCTCGCCGCAGCCACACCAAGATGGCCAGAGCTCCTCGGACCCCGCGCAGGCATTCATTCGGCCCGATCTAGAGCAGCCGCAGCAGCATCGACAAGAACATGTCACTGTGCCAATCCAAGGTCCGAGCTCAAGTGGGGATGCATGTCCTGGGGACTCACAATCCGTGATTGTCAATGTCCAAGCGCTCGAGACTCTACGAAGCACGATTTGa
- the LOC104441677 gene encoding LOW QUALITY PROTEIN: cellulose synthase-like protein G3 (The sequence of the model RefSeq protein was modified relative to this genomic sequence to represent the inferred CDS: deleted 2 bases in 1 codon): MATPRRSMASATTNHPPLNSSKLLRRAVLNRAFALTYACAIPALFYHHVKALLHPSTAANAIAALLLLPADAVLAFMWITAQSFLLYPIRNEEFPENLEKVVETGSFPALDVFICTADPYKEPPIGVVNTALSVMAYEYPTEKLSVYVSDDGGSELTLFAFMEAARFAGHWLPFCRERNLMERNPEAYFASNHCGGTEINKIKMMYESMKVRVEHAVERGKVGEEYIIGDRERQALGKWKDEFTRQNHAAVVEVLLDTSRDRDNAGNVMPNLVYLSREKSKNMPHHFKAGALNALLRVSAVMTNAAIILTLDCDMCSNDPEAPRRALCYLADPLTNQSQLGYVQFPQRFQGINEGDIYCGDFKYPYHINPPGMKNGPSYVGSGCFFRRRSLFGAPSAIVPLEIPELSPEHCPKGSIRTERTSVLAQKVAGCKYEHNTNWGHKVGFRYGSLVEDYYTGYKLQCEGWRSIFCHPKRAAFLGDAPICLIDVLNQNKRWAIGLLEVGFSKFSPVTYGVRSMGLLMGLSYAHYAFWPMWSVPITVYAFLPQIALINGLSIFPKVSEPWFLLYIFLFLGAYAQDLANFVLAGHNGTLRRWWNDQRMYLIRGVTSYASGTIEYTLKSLGVAAHGFSVTSKVLDDEQSRRYEQGVFEFGVVSPMFMVLAAAAIINLVSLVRGLMVAIVRRSGGCDAEGLVLQILLAGFGVVNGWPIYEAMFIRSDKGRIPTKVTLVSAFVASLLYTAASLA; this comes from the exons ATGGCGACTCCAAGAAGAAGCATGGCCTCAGCCACCACCAACCACCCTCCTCTCAACTCCAGCAAGCTCCTACGACGCGCCGTCCTAAACCGTGCGTTCGCCCTTACTTACGCTTGTGCCATCCCGGCCCTATTCTATCACCATGTGAAAGCTCTCCTCCACCCCTCGACTGCGGCCAACGCCATCGCTGCCCTCCTCTTATTGCCCGCCGATGCAGTCCTTGCCTTCATGTGGATCACCGCCCAGTCCTTCCTACTATACCCGATCCGCAACGAGGAGTTCCCAGAGAACCTCGAGAAGGTGGTGGAG ACCGGCAGCTTCCCAGCGTTGGACGTGTTCATATGCACAGCGGACCCATACAAGGAGCCCCCGATAGGAGTAGTGAACACAGCACTGTCGGTGATGGCGTATGAGTACCCAACGGAGAAGTTATCGGTGTATGTCTCGGACGACGGCGGGTCGGAGCTGACGCTGTTCGCGTTCATGGAGGCGGCGAGGTTCGCCGGCCACTGGCTGCCATTTTGCAGGGAGAGGAATCTGATGGAGCGCAACCCGGAGGCTTACTTTGCGTCCAATCATTGTGGCGGCACTGAAATCAATAAGATTAAG ATGATGTATGAGAGCATGAAGGTGCGGGTCGAGCATGCGGTGGAGAGAGGTAAAGTTGGGGAAGAGTACATCATCGGAGATCGCGAGCGTCAAGCTCTCGGCAAGTGGAAGGATGAGTTCACCCGTCAAAATCATGCTGCAGTCGTTGAG GTTTTGCTAGACACCAGCAGGGATAGAGACAACGCAGGAAATGTGATGCCCAATCTCGTCTACCTCTCAAGAGAGAAGAGCAAGAACATGCCCCACCATTTTAAGGCCGGGGCCCTCAATGCCCTG CTCCGTGTGTCGGCTGTCATGACCAATGCGGCCATAATTCTGACTTTGGACTGTGACATGTGCTCGAATGATCCCGAAGCACCTCGTCGAGCATTATGTTACTTAGCCGACCCCTTGACGAACCAGTCACAACTTGGGTACGTTCAATTCCCTCAACGCTTCCAAGGGATCAATGAAGGCGACATATACTGTGGCGATTTCAAGTACCCATACCATATCAACCCGCCCGGAATGAAGAACGGCCCAAGTTACGTTGGAAGCGGGTGCTTTTTCCGGCGGCGGAGCTTGTTTGGCGCTCCTTCGGCTATCGTGCCGCTAGAGATCCCGGAATTGAGTCCCGAGCACTGTCCGAAGGGTTCGATTAGGACAGAAAGGACGTCGGTATTGGCACAAAAGGTGGCAGGATGCAAGTATGAGCACAATACAAACTGGGGCCACAAG GTGGGGTTTAGATACGGATCACTTGTGGAGGACTACTACACGGGCTACAAGCTTCAATGCGAGGGGTGGAGGTCGATATTTTGCCACCCCAAGAGGGCGGCGTTTCTTGGGGACGCGCCGATTTGCCTCATCGATGTCCTCAACCAGAACAAGAGATGGGCCATCGGGCTTCTCGAGGTGGGTTTTTCCAAGTTCAGCCCGGTCACGTACGGCGTCCGGTCCATGGGCCTCCTCATGGGCCTGTCTTACGCGCACTACGCATTCTGGCCCATGTGGTCCGTCCCGATCACCGTCTATGCCTTCCTCCCTCAGATTGCTCTTATTAATGGACTCTCCATCTTCCCCAAG GTCTCGGAACCATGGTTCCTCCTATACATTTTCCTCTTCCTCGGAGCCTATGCCCAAGACCTGGCCAACTTCGTCTTAGCTGGCCATAACGGAACCCTCCGGCGGTGGTGGAACGACCAGCGGATGTACCTGATACGCGGTGTGACGAGCTATGCGTCCGGCACCATCGAGTACACACTCAAGTCCCTAGGCGTCGCCGCACATGGGTTCAGTGTCACGAGCAAGGTGCTGGACGATGAGCAGAGCAGGAGGTACGAGCAAGGGGTTTTCGAGTTTGGGGTCGTGTCACCGATGTTCATGgtgctggcggcggcggcgatcatCAACTTGGTGTCCCTCGTGCGGGGTCTGATGGTGGCTATTGTAAGGAGGAGCGGCGGCTGTGACGCGGAAGGGTTGGTGCTGCAGATCCTGTTGGCCGGTTTCGGGGTCGTGAATGGTTGGCCGATTTACGAAGCCATGTTTATAAGGAGCGACAAGGGAAGGATACCCACCAAGGTTACGTTGGTCTCGGCATTCGTTGCATCTCTCCTTTATACTGCAGCTTCTCTTGCATGA
- the LOC104443106 gene encoding uncharacterized protein LOC104443106, translating to MEDGKNSGRKDEELVDEKKYFQKVLDDIVSLNSLFTVAVFIGLSFAQPGQVQSLADDPRCHPGANLRKRLVAFEIASFSSFIFAGFLAKSVKVFLYISKKRDALERENNNNSLEGKDNPHRRLMSVIGFYLSIYGTMVGCSLLLLAMVDVVQIKLGLLSCRSKFTVATVCAMVGVIGLGLLTFFFTVTHGLLIAAIKVKPQQNNGPAPKEAEKV from the exons ATGGAAGACGg CAAGAACAGCGGACGCAAAGATGAAGAGCTAGTGGACGAGAAGAAGTACTTCCAGAAGGTGCTTGACGACATCGTGAGCCTCAATTCCCTCTTCACTGTCGCCGTCTTCATCGGCCTCTCTTTCGCCCAGCCAGGCCAAGTTCAGAGCCTCGCAGATGACCCCCGTTGCCACCCGGGCGCCAATCTGCGCAAGCGGCTGGTAGCCTTTGAGATCGCCTCCTTCAGCAGCTTCATCTTTGCTGGCTTCCTCGCCAAGTCTGTCAAGGTCTTCCTCTACATCTCCAAGAAGCGGGATGCCctagaaagagaaaacaataaCAACTCCCTGGAAGGGAAGGACAACCCGCACCGCAGATTGATGAGCGTCATCGGGTTCTATTTGTCAATCTATGGGACCATGGTCGGGTGCTCGCTGCTGCTCCTGGCCATGGTTGACGTCGTCCAGATCAAGCTTGGCCTCCTCTCTTGCCGCAGCAAGTTCACGGTCGCCACTGTCTGCGCCATGGTTGGCGTCATCGGCCTTGGCCTGCTGACCTTCTTCTTTACAGTGACCCACGGCCTGTTGATCGCCGCCATAAAAGTGAAACCGCAACAGAATAATGGCCCCGCCCCGAAGGAGGCTGAGAAGGTATGA